The region GCCACCACCGATGGTTCATTGATCACAATGCCATCCGCCCTGGTGTAAAGCAGGGTGTTGGCAGTGCCAAGATCCATGGCAATGTCTTTTGACAAGAATCTGAAGAAACGCCGTAACATCATGTTTAGTATTCTTTTGTTGGCGGAATGGGCGCAGTGTCGGGGTCATAGGCCTGGGGGCCGTCGTTGTGCACCCGTGCTCGGGGCAACATGGTTCTGAGCCGCATTTTGAGATACAGATTTTCCAGGAACAGGGCCAGATGATCCACAGACTGACGCACAAAACTGCGCAGGGATTCGTCTATCTGGCGGGGATTGGTGTGCGCAAGGCAAAGTACGCCGCGCGTGCTCTTGTTGACCATAACCGGCATGCAGATGGCAGCCTGAAAATCGGGCATATCCGGTAGTTTGCCAAACAGCACAGTGGCGGGCGCGCCCTCAACGCCTTCAGCGATCACCGGCTGATCGTTGCGGAAAACCCAGCCTGTTATGCCGCTGCCCATGGGCAGGATAAGCGGTTCTTCGCCGGTCAGCAGCAGGCGGGCTGATTCGCTTTCAACGCAATATGTTTCGCCCGGTTCGTCCACCGAGGCAAAGGCGCAGTAGTCAAAACCCGTAGCTTCAACCATGATGCGCAGGTAGTTTTGCAAAAACTGGGGCCAGCGCTTGTAGCGAAAGCGCAGATCCTGAATAACGGACAATTCCGCAAAATAACGCGGAATATCCCCGGCAAGCTCCTGCCGCCCCGTGGAACCCTGCTGGCGCGAGATCAGTTCTGCAAACATTTGCAGGATCTTGTGGTCTTTGTCTGAAAAAGAGTACTGCCGCTTGCTGTCAACGCAGAGTGCGCCGCCAGTGGGCACGGGGCAGCCCATAAAGGCCTTGATATTGGCCTCTTCGCCACCGGTGTAGTAGCCAAGGTTGCTCTGGCGCTGGTCAAAATTCGGCACAAGCAGAGGTTGCCGGTTACGAACAATCCAGCCGACAAGGCCCTTGCCGGGCAGCACCGATGCGTTGGACGCTATCCTTTCACCCAGGCTGAAGGCAGCCGCAAGGTGGTGCGCTTCGCCTTCTTCATCAGGCAGAAAAAGGACTACGGAATAAGCGTCAAAAACGCTGCAAACGATGCTCAGAATATGCTTTTCAACAGAGTTGGCGGTCATGGGCACATGGGGTTGAGGTGATGCCGCCCACAGGCGTGACGGCTCTCGGGTAACGCATTTCTTGTAGCAAAGGGCCTGCGCCGCCGCAACTTCTTTTGCGCTGCTCGTGCTCATTGTTCCGGTGCTGAGGCCTTTGCCGGCAGCGCCTGCACCCCTGATATCGGGCTTGGCAGCCCCGGTTGATGCCGTTTTTCGGGGAACCTGCATCATTCCCACTGGAAAATATTCTGAAAAGCAGGTAGTAAATAACAAATTTCTATAAGGGATGTGCGGATGATTAAATGGCAAGAGGTATTCAGCAAGGACGGTCTGCCCTGGCAGGACGCTACCCAGTTGTCCTCTTCGATTGCCGTAAGCGATTTGCCGCAGCTCAAGAAAATGCTCGACGCCGTGCATATCCGCCTGTGTCTTGTCAAACCCTATCAGGAAAACAAGAACTACCCCCTTGTGGAAGCGCGCGAGCTTTTGCCCTCGTTTGACAACGACATGTTTGAATACAAAGAGCTGCCCGGCTTTGCCATGGTGGCCTTTGCCCGCCAGCTCGACTATTTTTCAGAAATTTTTCAGTTCGACCGCCTGCACCCCGTAATTACCGAAGGCGACGGCGCATGCTGCCCGCTGGAAAATCAGGTCATGGTGCAGAACCTGCAAACCCTGGCCTCGCGGCTGCCGCGTGTGCATCAGGATATTTTTCGCCAGCAGTTCCGCTCGACAGACACGGTTGTGCTTGAAACCTATCCTGCCCTCATGCCCTACCTGCTCAGCATGGACAGGGCGCACGTGCTGGCCTGGGGCGCGGACAAGCAGTTTCATCTGGCCGGGATATTCGCTTCCTTTCCTTCGGATATCGACAGCGAACTGAAGCGTTTTGGCATCCGCATAGGCAAGTTCGTGTATGGTGACAGCGATATTTACGAACGCAACCGCATGTTTGTGTACCAGTACCTCATGGAGCTTTACGGCTTCCCCATAGTTTCAGAGCGCCGCACCTCGAGCGCGCTTTTTGCCCGCAAGCTGCACAAGATGGGCGAGCGTTTTTTGCTGCGCGTGCTGGGGCAGACGGACAGAACCATTACCACCTACATGGCCAATGGCGAAAACACGCGCTACCCCCTGCTGGAAAAAGTGGCCCTTGTGGCTGTGGACGCCGATCAGGACGAAGCGCTGAGCGCCATTGACCGCGATGGATTTTTTCTGGACAAGCCGCGCCGGGTGGTCATTCTGCGCATCAAATACCGCCAGCACACCTTTGACGCCAGCAACGTGCGGCAGGACCGCGCCCTCTCCGTGGTGGCGCAGGAGGTGCTGCACCCCATTACGGGCGAAGCGCTCACAGGGCTTAACATCATCAAGGACACCTCCAACATGTTCCTGCGCCTCAACGACATTGTGCGCGGCGAATACACGGGGCGCATCATCTACAAGCGCACCGAGGTGGTGGAAAACACGGGCACGCACGAAAAGCGGCTCAAATTCCTCTATAGCTGGCTGACCAAGCATCAGCGCCGCATGATCAGCTACAGTGATGAATTTTTCTCCAATGTAAGCAAGGTGTTGACCAACTACCTCTTTTCGCCAGACAATGACGAGGCCTTTGAAAACCTGCGCGAACTGTATCAGGAAGTCTGCACCCGGTTCAGCTACATCCAGCAGGCCCGGCGCGTGCGCATACTGGAAGACCTGTGCCAGCGCACTTTCAAGGGCGCGCGCATCACCTACCAACAGATGTTCCGCGAGGCCCTGAACCTGCTCAACGAGCTGAAGTTTGAGATCGTCAGTTTCTTCCCCGGCCTGGTTGACGCCGTGATAGACTGTGTGGAAAGAATCCTGCGCGACAGCTATCTGCAACGCAAATACGTTGAACCGCCGGAAGACACCCTTACCCCGGCTGGTCAGGAAATCCGTAAAAATTACAGACGTCTTGTTTCATTGCAGGACGGGTTCAAGGCTGTGCGCAAGGCGCGCAGCGGCAAGGAAAACGTGGTGGCATGAGCGTACCGTTTTTTTATCTGGCCCCTGAACACTGGGGCGATACACCTCTTCTTGAAGGGCAGGAAGCCCGGCATCTGGGGCAGGTTCTGCGCGCGGAATCCGGCACCGAAGTGGGGCTTCTCGATGGCCGGGGCCGCTCGGGCATATTTGTGGTGTGCAAGGTAGGCAAAAAAAACGTGCAGCTCCAGCGCGTTTCTGAAACTGTCACCCCTGCTCCGCATTCGCGGGCCATTGTGGCGCTGGCCTACAGCAAGGCCGTGCGGCGCGGCTTTTTTATGGAAAAGGCCGTGGAGCTTGGCGCGCATGGCGTATGGCTGTGGCAGGGCGACCACAGCCAGGGCAAACTTTCTGCCGCCGCAGAAGAAGCCTGCCTTGGGCAGATGATTGCCGGGGCAAAGCAGAGCGGCAACCCCTGGCTGCCCGAAGTGCGCGCCCTCTCGGGCGGCGTGGACCAGCTCATTCATCTTTCGCACGCTGCCGACCACCGCATTCTGCCCTGGGAACTCCAGGACGGTGTGCACATGCTCACCCCGGAAATGGCGGGTCAGCCCGGCCTGACCGTCTATGTGATCGGCCCAGAAGGCGGCTTTTCGCAACGGGAACTGGCAGCCCTGAAAGCCGCCCACTTTACCGCCGTGAGCCTTGGCGCGCGCGTATTGCGCTGTGAGACAGCCGCAACGCTCTGCCTTGGCCTGCACTGGTGGGGTTCGCAGCTTTACGGCAAGCCCGATGCCGCCCAAGGGAGCGGAAAGTGACCGTAAGCAAGCCGCTGCCGGAGCGCATGCGGCCCGATGATCTGGCGCTTTTTCTTGGTCAGACCCATCTTGGCGACCGCCTGCGCTCACTTATGAAGTCCGGGCGTTTGCCCAGCCTGCTGTTTTTCGGCCCGCCCGGCTGCGGCAAATCAACCCTTGCCCTGCTGCTGGCCAAATCATCCGGCAAGCCCTATCTGCGCTTGAGCGCGCCCGAAGCTGGCTTGCAGCACCTACGGCGCTCGCTCACAGGTGTGGAAATTCTTGTGCTGGACGAACTGCACCGCTTTTCCAAGGCGCAGCAGGACTTTTTTTTGCCGCTGGTGGAATCGGGCGACCTGACCCTGCTTGCCACAACCACGGAAAATCCCTCGTTCAGCGTCACGCGGCAGTTGCTTTCGCGCCTGCACGTGCTGCGGCTGCGGCCCCTGGGCCGCCCTGAGCTTATGGAGCTTGCCCGGCGCGGCGCAAAAGACATGCAGCTTGAAATGACCGATGATGTGGCCGACCTGTTGGCCGGGGTTTCGCACGGCGATGCCCGCACCCTGCTGAATCTTGTGGAATATGTGGGCGCCCTGCCGGAAGATAGGCGCGATCTGGAGCATATCAAGGCGGCGCTGCCCGAGGTGCTCATCCGCCACGACAAGGACGGCGACAACCACTACGAACTGGCCTCGGCGCTCATCAAGTCCATTCGCGGCAGCGATGTGGATGCGGCCCTGTACTATCTGGCCTGTTTGCTTGAAGGTGGCGAAGACCCGCGCTTTGTGTGCCGCCGCCTGATACTCTCCGCCTCCGAGGATGTGGGGCTTGCCGACCCGGACGCTCTGGGGCTGGCCGTGGCCTGTCAGCAGGCCGTGGAATTTGTGGGCATGCCGGAAGGCTTTATTCCGCTGGCGGAAACCGTCACCTATCTGGCTCTTGCAAAAAAGAGCAACGCTTCATACGCGGCCTATCTCAACGCCGCCCGCGAGGTCAAACTCAACGGGACGCGCCCGGTGCCGCTGCATCTGCGCAATCCTTCTACCCAGTTGCACAAGGAATGGGGCTACGGCAAGGAATACAAGTACCCCCACAACTACCCGGAATCGTGGATCGAGCAGTCATACCTGCCGACGGAACTGGAAGGCCGCAGGTTCTACCAGCCGCGCGACAACGGCGAAGAACCGCGCCTCAGCCAGTGGTGGCGCAAACTGCATAAAATCAAAAAAACGGACGAATAGGCATGAACCCCTTTGTTGACGGCGCATTTGAAGCCAAGTTTCTCACGGGTGACACATACAGCAGTCAGCCTGCCAGTGCGGGCTTTTTCAGCCGTATGATGCCCTCGCTCAGCTTTTACAGCCGCCTGTTTCTCGGCCCGGTGCGCTGGCTGTGCTCCAGAGCGTCCAAGGGGCAGTGCGACGATGCCGCCTGGGTATATGCCAGCGCGTGGGTGGCAGACCTTGTGGAGCGCATAGGCTGCCCCATCGAGATTGAAGGCATGGACGCCATTGAAGCTGTGGACGGCCCCTGCCTGTTTGTGGCCAACCACATGAGCACGCTGGAAACATTCATGCTCCCGGCCATGATCCGGCCCCGCCGCCAGGTGACCTTTGTGGTCAAAAAAAGCCTCACCACCATGCCGCTTTTTGGCCCGGTGATGTGCTCGCGCGACCCCATCGTGGTTGGGCGCACCAATCCGCGTGAAGACCTCGCAGCCGTACTGAACGGCGGGCTGGAGCGCCTGAAAAAGGGTATTTCCATCATTGTGTTTCCGCAGCACACCCGCTCGCGCGAGTTTAATCCGCAGCAGTTCAATTCCATTGGCGTCAAGCTGGCTAAAAAGGCTGGAGTGCCCATTGTGCCGCTGGCCCTCAAAACCGACGCCTGGGGACAGGGCAAAAAAATCAAGGAACTTGGCCCGGTCAAACCCGGCCTGACCATACGCTACACCTTTGCAAGCCCCCTCACCATTGCCGGACAAGGCAAGGAAGAACAGGCGGCAATCTGCCAGCATATTGAAAGCCACCTCGGCAAATGGCTGCAACTGGACGGCATCAACCAGTAGCCAGATTTTTACGGCTATTTTGCGGATATGACGTTCAAGGGCGGGGTTTACCCCGCCCTTGTTATTTTTTGAAGCACAAAATTCTTTTCAGGCATGGCAATGCGTGCAACAGGCCTGAATATTGCCCCGCCTGAAGTTTTTTCTCCCCGCTCAGGCGGCTCCCCTGCCCTCGCCCTCCGCTACCTGTTCGGCGCTTTCGGTCTGTTCAGCGCTCTCGGGTTGCTCGGCCCGATTACCATGCCCTTCTGCGGCTGCCGCTGCGTTTCTGCGCGCCAGATACCGCTCAAAGTCCTTCACCGCCAGCGGCACGCTGAACAGATACCCCTGAAACAACGTGCAGCCCATGTTCAGCAGAGCCCTTTTCTGCTCGCGTGTTTCCACGCCCTCGGCCACGGTGGTTAAACCAAGGCTTTGCGAAAGCGCGATGATGATGCTGGCGATGGCGGCATCGTTGGGGTCAGTGAGCAGGTCGCGAATGAATGAACGGTCAATCTTGAGCTGATCCAGCGGGAGCAGCTTGAGATACGCCATGGACGAATAGCCGGTGCCAAAGTCATCCAGCGAAAACCGGATGCCCAGATTGCTCAGCTCGACCATGGACGATATGATTTCCTGCATGTTCACAGCCAGCTGGCTTTCGGTCAGCTCCAGCTTCAGCAGGCTTGGGTCAATGCCCGTTTGCCGCACCGCTGCCGTAACATCCCGTACAAAATCACTTTCGCGGAACTGGCGTGCGCTTACGTTGATGGCGATTGTCAGATTTGAAAACTCGGGCATCACAGCCCAGCGTCCAAGCTGGCTGCACGCCTGCCGCACCACCCATGCACCTATGCGGGCAATCATGCCGTTTTCTTCTGCAAGGGGAATAAAGTCGGCAGGCGATACAATACCGCGCTTGGGGTGCTGCCAGCGAATCAGCGCTTCAGCGCCAAACACGTTGTCATCCAGGTCAATCAGCGGCTGATAATACAGCACAAACTGCTCAAGGCGAATGGCTTCCTCAAGATCCCGCTCAAGCTCTATGCGCTCCATGACGGTTTGCTGCATGGCCGGATCAAAAAACCGCACGGTATTTCTTCCGGCGTCTTTAGCCTGATACATGGCAAGATCCGCCTGCTTGAGCAGTTCATCTGGAGTGATGCTCTGCTTGCCGAACAGGGCAACGCCAATACTGGCTGTACAGTTGCAGGTGATGCCCTCCACAAGAATTGGCTCGCGAACGGCATTGAGAATCTTGCGGCAGATAAGCGCCACGGCCTCCGCAGCTTCCTCGCTGTTGCCCGACAGCCCGTGCAACAACAAGACAAACTCGTCACCGCCAAAGCGCGCCACCGTGTCATCTGCCGGAACAATGGCAAGCAGGCGCTGCCCAACCTGCTTGAGCAGATTGTCGCCGTGCGCGTGACCAAGCGTGTCGTTGATCGTCTTGAACCGGTCAAGGTCAATAAACAGCAGCGCGCTGAACTTGTCCGTGCGCATGCCCACCGCAACTGCCTGCCGGATGCGGTCAGTAAGCAGGGGACGGTTGGCAAGGCCGGTCAGTTGATCATAGTAGGCCAGCTCATTGATGCGGGCTTCGTTGCGGCGGCGCTCTTCTTCCCAGGTAAAATTATCCAGCGCAAAACTGACGTTCAGGGCCATTTCCCCCAAGAGCTCGCGCACCTCTGCATCAAAGGTTCCGGCATCATCGGCGTAGAGCGTCAAATTTCCAACAACTTCTCCCCGTTGGCGCAAGGGGAGCGCCCCAACAGAAAGAAAACCCGTTTTGCGCACAAGCTGCCACCAGGGCGCAAGCCTGGGGTCAGTTGTGGTGTCGTCTGACCAGACAGATTCGTTGTTTCGGATTGCACAGCCAGTTGGGCCGGACCCTTTGGGGTCAGACGCCCAAACAGATATGTCGAGCTTTTGCAGATCGGTATTGCTCAGGCCAAATGATGCAACGGGCTGCACGTTGCCTGTCTGCTTTTCAACAAGGCCGATCCAGGCTCCCTTCATGCCGCCAGCTTCAACAGCAGCCCGACAAACCTCAGCAAAAAGATCATTTCTGCCAGAACAGCGCACAATGGCCTGATTGCATCTGCTGAGCGCAGCGTACATTTGTGAAATACGGTTTGCCCGCGCCTGAGCGAATTTTCTTTCACTTATGTCAGTGCATAAAAATGCTATGATTCCAACTTCTGAGCGATAGGCAACAATATCCGCCCACAGGTTGTTGCCGGCAAGGTAAAATTCAAAATGAGACGGGTCGCCGGTTTCCGCAGTCACTATGAGCGGATTCACCCAGCGGGCTGTTTCGCTGGTTTTGGGGCTGATTCTTTCCAGCAGTGTTTTGCCGATAACGTCTTCCCGCTCCGCCTTGAATACGTCGCAGTAGGCCTGGTTGATCTCAACCAGCCTGAAATCGCAAATTTTCCCATCTGGCGCAAAGACCGGCTCGCACAAGGCCATGCCTGCCTGCATATTGTCAAAAAGGCCTTTGTAGCGCTTTTCGCCCAATTCAAGTGCCTTGAGCTGGCGGGTGTAGCTAATACCGCTCCAGAATGAGATAAACACGCAAACTACCCATAAAAAAACCAGTGAAAAAATGTCCTGACGCCATTTGGCGAGAACGGCCTGCTCATACAGGCCAATAGAAAGATACAGGGGCCATTGGCTAAGCTTGCGATAAAACGCGATCCTTTTTTTATCGCCAAAATCTGCACGCCTGTGCTGGTAGATGCTTGGAGCGGCGTCGTGTTCAATGAGTTTTCGCAACGGGGGCGATGGTTTTGCGTCAAGCCAGAAACGCCCGCGCGGATACTGCGTGACAAGGCCCAGCTTTTTATCCCACAGGGTGGCCACGGCGCTTGAACCCACAATGACGGCTGAAGCCATGATGTCCGAAAACATATCTATGGAGACAGCGCAGGCCACAACGCCGCCAAACGAACCATCGGGCAACAAATAGCGCATGGAAAGCACAATGATGGGGCGCGTCCACAACTGGCTGTAAAAAGGGTGGGAAATAACAAGCCCAGAGGAGGGATTATTGCGCAACTGAACAAAGTGGTCGGTGTTGGTGATGGACATCTCACCAGAAAGTGCGCGGGGAGAAGCGTATACCACTCGTCCCTGCGTATTTGTCAGCAAAAAGCCAAGGGTGTCCGGCAGGCGTTCATCAAGGTTTTTGCCATAGGCTTCAAAGCATTCCCAGGAAACATCGCCGCGCAGTGCCTGCTGTTGCGCTTCATCAACCGCGCCCAGCAGGGCAAGATTGATCTTCTCAAAACGCCAGGAAAGAACATCGTCAATGGATCGGGAAACGCTTTCCAGCGTGTTGGCGGCCTTGTCGAGTTCCTGCTGCCTGCTGCCCACCAGCGCAAAAATAATAATGCCCAGAACAAGCAAATTGATTGTGGCAATGACCCATAGCTGCTTGTGGGAATGCAGCCGGGATGACTTGCTGCGTTCAGACTCTGAACGAAGGTTTGGCTGGGAATCAGTCATATGAACCCCACAGCGGCAGAATGCGTCAACTCCCAAAAAACGGAACAGATGGAAGCCAGTGGAGGCGAAGGAGACCATGCGGCGTTTAAACAAAAAATGAACTGCACACGGCTGTTACGGAAATATGGAAACTAAAAACCTATAGCAATAAATCTACTCCAAATCTTTGTTCCAAGCAAGTTCATGACCCGATATTATAAACTGATATCACATAATTACGCATTTTAAAACCTCAAACACACAAAAAATCAGCCCACAGAGACTCTGTTTTTCCCCATTCTTTTTGCATGGTAAAGCGCCGTATCTGCTCTGTGGATCAGGCTGTCCTGAGTATCATGAGGGCGCATCTCTGCAAGGCCGATGCTCACGGTGCAACGCAGCCCGTCTGCAAAGCTGAACTCTTCAATCCGGCGGCGAAGTTTTTCTGCAATTTCCCCGGCTTTATCGGCATCGGCTTCTGGCAAAAGCACAAGAAACTCCTCCCCACCCCAACGCCCGGCAATATCCTGCTGGCGCAGAACATCTACAGCCAGGGCGCTCAGGGCCTGCAACACGCCGTCGCCAGCAAGATGCCCGAAGGTATCGTTGACATTTTTGAAGTTGTCCACATCCAGCAACAGCACGGAAAGAGGAAGTTCCCGCTGGTGCGATCGCAGCATGGCCTCGGCCATATCGCCAGAAAGTTTTTGCCTGTTGGCAAGGCCTGTAAGCTTGTCGGTATTGGAAATATGCAGCAGCTCAGCATTCAGCCGCCGCAGCCGGTACGTCCAGTAGCCCCAGAGCAAGGCAATGACAGCGCCAATCCCGCCGCCAAAAAGAAACCACATGGGGTTGATGGCTGACTGCACATTGATGGAAATGTGCTGATTGACCACCCTTCCCCGTTCCTGCGGTGTTATGGACATCACGCCCTTGTCCAGAATATTGCGCAGGGTGACATCACTCTTGCGTACGCCAATGCGCAGGTGATTCATGTACATGGGCAATTGCCCGGCAATTTTCAGATTGAACAGCCCGTTTGTGCGTATGTGTAGGCGGCCACCATCAGGGAACGCATGGTCATGGAGCTGCGGCGGCTTGAAACCATTTTCATGGCTTCATCTTCTGACCGCACAAGCTTGATCTCAAGATTGGGATACCGCTCCCTGATCAAACCTTCCATTGCCGTGCCTTCAGGAAAGACGATGGATTCGTGCTCAAGTGCTGCCGGGTCAGAGATATAATGATGTTCTTCGCGCGTTATGAACACGTTGGGGTCACTGAACAGGGGCGAGGTAAAGATAAGCCATTCACTACGCTCAGTGGTCTGGTTGAGAAAACTCAGCACCTTGCACTGCCCGCTTTTGGAAAAAGCCAGGCTTTCATTCCAGTCGGCGGTGCGCACCAGCTCAAACTCAAGGCCTGTTCTGTCCGCAACCAGCGCCAGAAGATCGGCTGCAATGCCCACGTGTTTGCCCGATGCGTCTATCTGCTCATAAGGAACCCAATCAGGGTCAACGCACAGGGTAACTTTTTTGTGCTCACGCAGGTAGACCATCTCGGTGGGTGTGAGGGCCACATCACCGAGATGCGACACCGCGGTATCAAAAGCGCAGGCCATGCCGGGCAAGGCCTGCAAAAAAAGCCAGACAAGCCCGCTGCACAATAGTTTGATGACGCGGTTGGTTGCGGCAGCGCGTTGGATGGGCATCCATTCCCCCAGACTTGACTATTGTCGCTTTGTACAAGGGCAAGGCCACTTGCATGCACAGCCATAAAAACGTGCGAATCAAAGCAGTACTTGCGGCCGGTCCGCCACGGCAAAACGATCATTCCACCATCTGCATATGAATGATTTTTGTCAGTCCTGCAATGGTGGAAGAAGGATCCACGCTATTCTCCAAAATCCGAACGTCACAGGCATGAGCGGAGAGAGCCTGCGCCTGCCGCATAATAAAAGCCCGTTCCGGTTCAGGAAGCCGCAGGCTAGTGCGCTTTCCTGAACCGGAACGGGCCGTTAACAAACTGCTGAAAGTGGAATCAGGCAACCCGCCCCTTGCGGGTCGTGCCAAGCCTGGCAGCTTTTTTGACATAGGGCGCGTACTGCGCATCCATGCCCATGATGTGCTGCACAAGCCAGTCTTTAAGGAACGAAAGCAGATCCATGCTCAGGGTTATTGTTCCCTGCTTGATGCCCTGCTCCACTTCATTGACCTTGGCCTCAAATTCCCTGTGAATCTGAAGATGCTCCTTGGTGGAGGGGTAATCGGAGTGGACAAAGTGTTTTTCTTCATCCCTGAAGTGTGTACTGGTGTAATCGCGGAGCTTGCGCAGAATGCCAAGCATCTCTTGCGCACTGCTGTTATTGGTCATGGCGCTGTGAAGATCG is a window of Desulfovibrio desulfuricans DNA encoding:
- a CDS encoding GAF domain-containing protein, with product MSTSSAKEVAAAQALCYKKCVTREPSRLWAASPQPHVPMTANSVEKHILSIVCSVFDAYSVVLFLPDEEGEAHHLAAAFSLGERIASNASVLPGKGLVGWIVRNRQPLLVPNFDQRQSNLGYYTGGEEANIKAFMGCPVPTGGALCVDSKRQYSFSDKDHKILQMFAELISRQQGSTGRQELAGDIPRYFAELSVIQDLRFRYKRWPQFLQNYLRIMVEATGFDYCAFASVDEPGETYCVESESARLLLTGEEPLILPMGSGITGWVFRNDQPVIAEGVEGAPATVLFGKLPDMPDFQAAICMPVMVNKSTRGVLCLAHTNPRQIDESLRSFVRQSVDHLALFLENLYLKMRLRTMLPRARVHNDGPQAYDPDTAPIPPTKEY
- a CDS encoding lysophospholipid acyltransferase family protein translates to MNPFVDGAFEAKFLTGDTYSSQPASAGFFSRMMPSLSFYSRLFLGPVRWLCSRASKGQCDDAAWVYASAWVADLVERIGCPIEIEGMDAIEAVDGPCLFVANHMSTLETFMLPAMIRPRRQVTFVVKKSLTTMPLFGPVMCSRDPIVVGRTNPREDLAAVLNGGLERLKKGISIIVFPQHTRSREFNPQQFNSIGVKLAKKAGVPIVPLALKTDAWGQGKKIKELGPVKPGLTIRYTFASPLTIAGQGKEEQAAICQHIESHLGKWLQLDGINQ
- a CDS encoding GGDEF domain-containing protein; the encoded protein is MYMNHLRIGVRKSDVTLRNILDKGVMSITPQERGRVVNQHISINVQSAINPMWFLFGGGIGAVIALLWGYWTYRLRRLNAELLHISNTDKLTGLANRQKLSGDMAEAMLRSHQRELPLSVLLLDVDNFKNVNDTFGHLAGDGVLQALSALAVDVLRQQDIAGRWGGEEFLVLLPEADADKAGEIAEKLRRRIEEFSFADGLRCTVSIGLAEMRPHDTQDSLIHRADTALYHAKRMGKNRVSVG
- a CDS encoding EAL domain-containing protein, translating into MTDSQPNLRSESERSKSSRLHSHKQLWVIATINLLVLGIIIFALVGSRQQELDKAANTLESVSRSIDDVLSWRFEKINLALLGAVDEAQQQALRGDVSWECFEAYGKNLDERLPDTLGFLLTNTQGRVVYASPRALSGEMSITNTDHFVQLRNNPSSGLVISHPFYSQLWTRPIIVLSMRYLLPDGSFGGVVACAVSIDMFSDIMASAVIVGSSAVATLWDKKLGLVTQYPRGRFWLDAKPSPPLRKLIEHDAAPSIYQHRRADFGDKKRIAFYRKLSQWPLYLSIGLYEQAVLAKWRQDIFSLVFLWVVCVFISFWSGISYTRQLKALELGEKRYKGLFDNMQAGMALCEPVFAPDGKICDFRLVEINQAYCDVFKAEREDVIGKTLLERISPKTSETARWVNPLIVTAETGDPSHFEFYLAGNNLWADIVAYRSEVGIIAFLCTDISERKFAQARANRISQMYAALSRCNQAIVRCSGRNDLFAEVCRAAVEAGGMKGAWIGLVEKQTGNVQPVASFGLSNTDLQKLDISVWASDPKGSGPTGCAIRNNESVWSDDTTTDPRLAPWWQLVRKTGFLSVGALPLRQRGEVVGNLTLYADDAGTFDAEVRELLGEMALNVSFALDNFTWEEERRRNEARINELAYYDQLTGLANRPLLTDRIRQAVAVGMRTDKFSALLFIDLDRFKTINDTLGHAHGDNLLKQVGQRLLAIVPADDTVARFGGDEFVLLLHGLSGNSEEAAEAVALICRKILNAVREPILVEGITCNCTASIGVALFGKQSITPDELLKQADLAMYQAKDAGRNTVRFFDPAMQQTVMERIELERDLEEAIRLEQFVLYYQPLIDLDDNVFGAEALIRWQHPKRGIVSPADFIPLAEENGMIARIGAWVVRQACSQLGRWAVMPEFSNLTIAINVSARQFRESDFVRDVTAAVRQTGIDPSLLKLELTESQLAVNMQEIISSMVELSNLGIRFSLDDFGTGYSSMAYLKLLPLDQLKIDRSFIRDLLTDPNDAAIASIIIALSQSLGLTTVAEGVETREQKRALLNMGCTLFQGYLFSVPLAVKDFERYLARRNAAAAAEGHGNRAEQPESAEQTESAEQVAEGEGRGAA
- a CDS encoding 16S rRNA (uracil(1498)-N(3))-methyltransferase, whose amino-acid sequence is MSVPFFYLAPEHWGDTPLLEGQEARHLGQVLRAESGTEVGLLDGRGRSGIFVVCKVGKKNVQLQRVSETVTPAPHSRAIVALAYSKAVRRGFFMEKAVELGAHGVWLWQGDHSQGKLSAAAEEACLGQMIAGAKQSGNPWLPEVRALSGGVDQLIHLSHAADHRILPWELQDGVHMLTPEMAGQPGLTVYVIGPEGGFSQRELAALKAAHFTAVSLGARVLRCETAATLCLGLHWWGSQLYGKPDAAQGSGK
- a CDS encoding replication-associated recombination protein A, which translates into the protein MTVSKPLPERMRPDDLALFLGQTHLGDRLRSLMKSGRLPSLLFFGPPGCGKSTLALLLAKSSGKPYLRLSAPEAGLQHLRRSLTGVEILVLDELHRFSKAQQDFFLPLVESGDLTLLATTTENPSFSVTRQLLSRLHVLRLRPLGRPELMELARRGAKDMQLEMTDDVADLLAGVSHGDARTLLNLVEYVGALPEDRRDLEHIKAALPEVLIRHDKDGDNHYELASALIKSIRGSDVDAALYYLACLLEGGEDPRFVCRRLILSASEDVGLADPDALGLAVACQQAVEFVGMPEGFIPLAETVTYLALAKKSNASYAAYLNAAREVKLNGTRPVPLHLRNPSTQLHKEWGYGKEYKYPHNYPESWIEQSYLPTELEGRRFYQPRDNGEEPRLSQWWRKLHKIKKTDE
- a CDS encoding transporter substrate-binding domain-containing protein; protein product: MPIQRAAATNRVIKLLCSGLVWLFLQALPGMACAFDTAVSHLGDVALTPTEMVYLREHKKVTLCVDPDWVPYEQIDASGKHVGIAADLLALVADRTGLEFELVRTADWNESLAFSKSGQCKVLSFLNQTTERSEWLIFTSPLFSDPNVFITREEHHYISDPAALEHESIVFPEGTAMEGLIRERYPNLEIKLVRSEDEAMKMVSSRRSSMTMRSLMVAAYTYAQTGCSI